A section of the Pedobacter sp. HDW13 genome encodes:
- a CDS encoding peptide MFS transporter: MQKSNATISIDDNKELDIHLESNSVSKEKLFSHPVGLFVLFFTEMWERFSYYGMRSLLVLFLVSEMSKGGWQWTRPEALQLYAWYTGLVYLTPIIGGLIADRLTGYRKAVILGALIMTLGHISMALEGANTNFFYLGLFLLIAGNGLFKPNISSIVGKLYPSTSDKKDAAYTIFYMGINSGAFLGMLMCGYIGEKVGWHWGFGLAGVFMFFGMLQFYFGQKIFGVLGAAVNKTEKVVDPTDEVLPKNVSNQRLAVIAVFSIFTIFFWMVFEQAGGSMTIFAKDYTLRNLTGSAGTTFKWVDAILTIFPLIAVTVVLLSLAAKIAKKYPATIIFTAISFIIIWGLAIWKVQKEFTSLNTEVPASWFGILNSFFIVSLAPFVSKVWETKFNPSGPVKFGLGLIFVGIGFAGLAYGGMDIAKGATSAQVSMFWLIFAYFFHTVGELCVSPVGLSYVSKLAPAKLVGLMFGVWFTCTAIGNWLAGTTGGLIDKISSEYSISIFFLIFTIIPIVAGLIMFALSPLLRKWMHGVH; the protein is encoded by the coding sequence ATGCAAAAATCTAATGCAACCATTAGTATTGACGATAACAAGGAACTTGATATCCATTTAGAGAGTAACAGCGTATCAAAAGAAAAATTATTTAGTCACCCGGTAGGCCTCTTTGTACTATTCTTTACTGAAATGTGGGAGAGATTTAGTTACTATGGAATGAGATCTTTACTCGTTTTATTCTTAGTAAGTGAAATGAGCAAAGGCGGCTGGCAATGGACAAGACCAGAGGCTTTACAACTTTATGCATGGTACACAGGCTTAGTTTATTTAACCCCAATAATTGGCGGCTTAATTGCCGATAGATTGACAGGATATAGAAAAGCAGTTATTTTAGGAGCCTTAATTATGACTCTCGGTCATATATCAATGGCCTTAGAAGGTGCAAATACCAATTTCTTCTATTTAGGATTATTTTTATTAATCGCCGGAAACGGATTATTCAAACCAAATATTTCTTCTATAGTTGGTAAACTTTATCCATCTACAAGTGATAAGAAAGATGCTGCTTACACCATTTTCTATATGGGTATTAACTCTGGTGCCTTTTTAGGTATGTTAATGTGCGGTTATATAGGCGAAAAAGTGGGCTGGCACTGGGGTTTTGGACTAGCGGGAGTATTTATGTTTTTTGGAATGCTTCAATTTTACTTCGGACAAAAAATATTTGGTGTTTTAGGTGCTGCCGTAAATAAGACGGAAAAAGTAGTCGATCCAACTGATGAAGTTTTACCAAAAAATGTAAGTAATCAACGCTTAGCTGTAATTGCAGTGTTTTCGATTTTTACTATCTTCTTTTGGATGGTATTTGAGCAGGCAGGCGGTTCAATGACTATTTTCGCAAAAGATTATACCCTTAGAAATTTAACAGGAAGTGCAGGTACAACTTTTAAATGGGTTGATGCAATACTTACTATTTTTCCACTTATTGCTGTAACGGTGGTTTTATTAAGCCTGGCGGCAAAAATTGCAAAAAAATATCCTGCTACAATAATTTTCACAGCAATAAGCTTTATTATTATCTGGGGATTAGCCATCTGGAAAGTACAAAAGGAATTTACCTCTTTAAATACAGAAGTTCCTGCTTCATGGTTTGGGATTTTGAACTCATTCTTTATTGTTTCTCTTGCTCCATTTGTATCTAAAGTATGGGAAACTAAATTTAATCCAAGTGGCCCTGTAAAATTTGGTCTGGGCTTAATTTTCGTCGGTATAGGCTTTGCTGGATTGGCATATGGTGGTATGGACATTGCAAAAGGAGCCACATCAGCGCAGGTAAGTATGTTCTGGTTAATATTCGCTTATTTCTTTCATACTGTTGGAGAGTTATGCGTTTCGCCTGTTGGTTTATCGTACGTTAGTAAGTTAGCTCCTGCTAAACTGGTGGGTTTAATGTTCGGTGTATGGTTTACCTGTACTGCTATCGGTAACTGGTTAGCAGGTACTACCGGAGGTTTAATCGATAAGATAAGCTCAGAATACTCTATTTCAATTTTCTTCTTAATATTTACGATCATTCCTATTGTTGCAGGGTTAATTATGTTTGCATTAAGCCCTTTATTACGCAAGTGGATGCACGGTGTTCATTAA
- a CDS encoding acetyl-CoA C-acyltransferase, whose amino-acid sequence MKEVVIVSAVRTPIGSFGGSLAQFSATQLGGFAIKAAIEKAALKPEQIQEVYMGNVLSANLGQAPATQAAKFAGLPDLPATTINKVCASGTKAIMLAAQSIANGDNDIIVAGGMESMSNVPYYLDKARNGYRLGHGQITDGLVKDGLWDVYNDYHMGSAAELCATECNISREAQDDFAINSYKRAQAAQTAGKFASEIVAVEVKDRKGDINLIDTDDEPIAVKFDKIPALKPVFKKDGTVTAANASTLNDGAAALVLMSADKAKALGIKPLARILSYADAQQAPEWFTTAPSKAIPLALHKANIDIKAVDFFEINEAFSVVSIANNQLLELNDSKVNVNGGAVSLGHPLGASGARIVVTLLSVLAQNDGKIGVAGICNGGGGASALVIEKIS is encoded by the coding sequence ATGAAAGAAGTTGTAATCGTATCGGCTGTTAGAACGCCTATCGGTAGTTTTGGAGGCTCATTAGCACAATTTTCGGCCACTCAGTTAGGTGGTTTTGCTATTAAAGCGGCAATAGAAAAAGCAGCATTAAAACCCGAACAGATTCAGGAAGTGTACATGGGCAACGTTTTATCGGCCAATTTAGGTCAGGCGCCTGCTACACAAGCTGCCAAGTTTGCCGGCTTACCAGATTTACCAGCAACCACCATTAATAAAGTATGCGCATCAGGTACTAAAGCCATTATGCTAGCGGCACAAAGTATTGCCAATGGCGATAACGATATTATTGTGGCCGGCGGAATGGAAAGTATGAGCAATGTTCCTTACTATCTTGATAAAGCCAGGAATGGTTATAGACTAGGTCACGGGCAAATAACTGACGGATTGGTAAAAGATGGCTTATGGGATGTTTACAACGATTACCATATGGGATCAGCAGCCGAGCTTTGCGCTACGGAATGTAACATTAGCCGCGAGGCACAGGATGATTTTGCCATCAACTCGTACAAAAGAGCACAAGCGGCACAAACTGCAGGTAAATTTGCCAGCGAAATTGTTGCCGTTGAAGTAAAAGACCGCAAGGGTGATATTAATTTAATAGATACCGACGACGAGCCAATAGCAGTTAAATTTGATAAAATACCGGCACTTAAACCTGTTTTCAAAAAAGACGGAACGGTAACTGCTGCAAACGCCTCTACCCTGAACGATGGAGCTGCAGCCCTGGTTTTAATGAGTGCCGATAAGGCAAAAGCACTGGGTATAAAGCCCCTGGCCAGAATACTAAGCTATGCTGATGCCCAACAGGCACCAGAATGGTTTACCACTGCCCCTTCAAAAGCAATTCCACTGGCTTTACACAAAGCCAATATTGATATTAAAGCTGTAGATTTTTTTGAGATTAACGAAGCTTTCTCTGTAGTTTCTATTGCCAATAATCAACTCCTCGAGCTAAATGATAGTAAGGTAAATGTTAATGGTGGCGCAGTGTCGCTTGGTCACCCACTGGGAGCCTCAGGCGCGCGGATTGTGGTAACCCTACTTTCGGTACTGGCACAAAACGATGGCAAAATCGGTGTTGCTGGTATTTGTAATGGTGGTGGTGGCGCCAGTGCACTGGTTATAGAAAAAATATCATAA
- a CDS encoding Arc family DNA binding domain-containing protein, which translates to MAEKDKKAFVLRISPALLKEVETWAADEFRSTNGQIEFLLTQAIKSRKKGKAKEE; encoded by the coding sequence ATGGCGGAGAAAGATAAAAAAGCTTTTGTATTAAGGATTAGTCCTGCTTTATTAAAAGAAGTAGAAACCTGGGCTGCAGATGAATTTCGGAGTACCAATGGGCAGATCGAGTTTTTACTTACACAGGCCATAAAATCGCGGAAGAAAGGCAAAGCGAAAGAGGAATAG
- a CDS encoding SPFH domain-containing protein, producing the protein MYQEKIINPPSGYLTFALFLALLGAAIFCFVNENFIWGGGILAFNFFLVLPGLIINNPNESKVLTLFGKYVGTVKTDGFFWVNPLTSKRKVSLRANNLNGQQLKVNDKLGNPIEIAAVVVWKVNETAKAIFSVENYMQYVNIQSEAAVRHLANIFPYDHAEGEESTITLKDGAEKVSELLENELNERLSRAGIEVLEARISHLAYAPEIASAMLQRQQATAVIAARKLIVEGAVGMVEMALEKLSQKGIVELDEERKAAMVSNLLVVLCGDRHVQPVVNTGTLYN; encoded by the coding sequence ATGTATCAAGAAAAAATCATTAATCCGCCATCAGGCTATTTAACATTCGCCTTATTTTTAGCACTTTTAGGTGCAGCTATTTTCTGTTTTGTTAACGAAAATTTTATTTGGGGAGGTGGCATCCTGGCTTTCAATTTCTTTCTGGTTTTACCGGGATTGATTATCAATAACCCCAACGAATCGAAAGTATTAACCCTTTTTGGTAAATATGTAGGCACGGTAAAAACCGACGGTTTTTTTTGGGTAAACCCATTAACCAGCAAAAGAAAGGTTTCGTTGCGCGCCAACAACCTCAACGGACAACAGTTAAAAGTAAACGATAAATTGGGTAACCCGATTGAAATAGCTGCTGTTGTAGTTTGGAAAGTAAACGAAACGGCCAAAGCTATTTTTTCAGTAGAGAATTACATGCAATATGTAAATATCCAGAGCGAAGCTGCAGTAAGGCATTTGGCAAACATTTTCCCTTACGATCATGCAGAGGGTGAAGAAAGCACCATTACCTTAAAAGATGGCGCAGAAAAAGTTAGCGAGCTTTTAGAAAATGAGCTTAACGAACGCCTGTCAAGGGCAGGTATCGAAGTACTGGAAGCCCGTATTTCGCACCTGGCCTATGCGCCCGAAATTGCCAGTGCCATGTTACAACGCCAGCAGGCTACTGCAGTTATTGCAGCCCGTAAATTAATTGTTGAAGGAGCTGTAGGTATGGTAGAAATGGCATTAGAAAAATTATCGCAAAAAGGTATTGTTGAGCTTGACGAAGAGCGTAAGGCGGCCATGGTAAGTAATTTACTGGTGGTACTTTGTGGTGACCGCCATGTGCAACCCGTTGTAAATACAGGCACTTTATACAATTAG
- a CDS encoding HD family phosphohydrolase, translating into MIFTVFIITLFLPKQPRFRYEFEKNAVWKNKDLISPFSFAILKTSPQVSADKKNALKDILPVYQLDKEITANALDEFSNEFDIKWKSKQLDEKDKETYKNSAYKLLQTIYQKGIIGLNVKHQAGGKNYDFSLIENNVAQERNTQDVFTAETALNFFKNNFKAPNPVMGDLVANLAIDHIAPNIVFDERLTKTIQDNTINNISTTKGMVQKGELIVAKNDVIDEEIYQKLESYKATYDAQTKTIGSRALVYLGQVVLVGFILTILMSFLFLFRKDIFADNRQLSLILIVTTGMLLALTWAIKIEIPSLYYIPFCVVPIIIRILFDTRLALYLHMLVILIAGFFVANSFEFVFYQVTAGMVAIFSIKNFVKRERFLVSALFILLAYFVAFVGIALLREGSFREIEWINFIPFVFSVLLSLLAYPLIYLFERIFGITSDVALIELTNTNNKLLRELAFKAPGTFQHSLQVANLAEAAIFKIGGNSVLVRAGALYHDIGKVDNPQYFIENQNTAVSPHDKLPYEQSAQIIIQHVHKGIEILRKNQIPEAIIDFIRTHHGNTRVDYFYQSFLKNSPEKFVDENIFRYPGPIPFSKETGVLMLADSVEAASRSLKNPDAQNINDLVERIINYKLEQNQLDDCDLTLKDIETIKLIFKTMLMSIYHVRIDYQQLS; encoded by the coding sequence ATGATATTTACTGTTTTTATCATCACGCTATTCTTGCCCAAACAGCCAAGATTCAGGTATGAGTTTGAAAAAAATGCCGTATGGAAAAATAAAGACCTGATCTCGCCTTTCAGTTTTGCCATTTTAAAAACGAGTCCACAGGTAAGTGCCGATAAGAAGAATGCCCTGAAGGATATTTTGCCGGTTTATCAATTGGATAAAGAGATTACAGCCAATGCACTTGATGAGTTTTCGAACGAGTTTGATATTAAGTGGAAATCGAAACAACTCGATGAAAAAGATAAAGAAACGTATAAAAATTCGGCCTACAAACTGCTTCAAACCATTTACCAAAAGGGGATTATTGGTTTAAATGTGAAACATCAGGCGGGTGGAAAAAATTACGATTTTTCACTTATTGAAAACAATGTGGCTCAGGAACGCAATACGCAAGATGTTTTTACAGCCGAAACAGCCCTGAACTTTTTTAAAAATAATTTTAAAGCGCCTAATCCTGTAATGGGTGATTTGGTAGCCAATCTGGCTATCGATCATATTGCACCTAATATTGTATTTGATGAGCGTTTAACCAAAACGATACAGGACAATACCATCAACAACATTTCGACCACTAAGGGAATGGTGCAGAAAGGGGAGTTGATAGTAGCTAAAAATGACGTAATAGACGAGGAGATTTACCAGAAACTCGAATCGTATAAGGCCACTTACGATGCACAGACTAAAACAATAGGCAGCAGGGCCCTGGTTTATTTGGGGCAGGTAGTGCTGGTAGGTTTTATCCTCACTATATTAATGTCGTTCCTGTTTCTTTTCCGTAAAGATATTTTTGCTGATAACCGCCAGCTGTCGTTAATCCTGATTGTAACCACCGGTATGTTGCTGGCGCTTACCTGGGCCATAAAAATAGAAATCCCCAGCCTTTACTATATACCGTTCTGCGTAGTGCCTATTATTATCCGGATTCTTTTTGATACGCGCTTGGCACTTTACCTGCATATGCTGGTAATTTTAATAGCCGGTTTTTTTGTGGCCAACAGCTTCGAATTTGTGTTTTATCAGGTTACGGCGGGTATGGTAGCTATTTTCAGTATCAAAAACTTTGTTAAGCGCGAACGGTTTCTGGTTTCGGCTTTGTTTATTTTGTTGGCTTACTTTGTGGCTTTTGTAGGTATTGCTTTGTTGCGTGAAGGCTCTTTCCGCGAAATTGAATGGATTAACTTTATTCCTTTTGTATTTAGTGTACTATTGTCGCTGCTGGCTTATCCTTTAATTTACCTGTTCGAGCGTATTTTTGGTATTACTTCTGATGTAGCCCTGATCGAACTCACCAATACCAATAATAAACTGCTTAGGGAGCTTGCTTTTAAAGCGCCTGGTACCTTTCAGCACTCATTACAGGTGGCTAACCTCGCCGAGGCTGCAATATTTAAAATAGGAGGGAACTCGGTATTGGTAAGGGCTGGCGCCTTGTACCACGATATTGGTAAGGTTGATAATCCGCAATATTTTATCGAGAACCAGAATACAGCGGTTAGTCCGCACGATAAGCTGCCTTATGAGCAAAGTGCACAGATTATTATTCAGCATGTACATAAAGGAATTGAGATTTTAAGGAAGAACCAGATTCCAGAAGCGATTATTGATTTTATCAGAACGCATCATGGAAATACCCGGGTCGATTATTTTTATCAGTCGTTTTTAAAAAATTCGCCTGAAAAATTTGTCGACGAAAACATTTTTCGCTACCCCGGACCGATTCCTTTTAGCAAAGAAACTGGTGTGTTAATGTTGGCAGATTCGGTCGAAGCTGCCTCAAGAAGTCTGAAAAATCCCGATGCGCAGAACATAAATGACCTGGTTGAACGGATAATTAACTACAAATTGGAGCAAAATCAGCTTGATGATTGCGATTTAACGTTAAAAGATATTGAAACTATCAAATTGATATTCAAGACGATGCTGATGAGTATCTATCATGTTCGCATAGATTATCAACAATTATCATAA
- a CDS encoding AraC family transcriptional regulator translates to MEKEFHFRSIAEYNAFNNHQTSHPLVSVLDFSKANKRTGSKMYFDLYCVFLKDVKCGDLKYGRQYYDYQEGTLVFISPGQMIDVENKVDYYQPAGHGLVFHPDMLLGTSLGKAITEYSFFSYNTSEALHLSPKERDLVLDLFSKIDTELHQSIDKHSKKVIASNIELLFNHCDRFYDRQFITRETVNRGVIEKFENLLNNYFASDKPYALGFPSVAYCADQLHFSAKYFGDLIKKETGSTAQEYIQNKIIEIAKNKIYGTRRTVSEIAYELGFKYPQHLNRLFKQRVGLTPNEFRTLN, encoded by the coding sequence ATGGAAAAGGAATTTCACTTCAGGTCAATTGCCGAATACAATGCATTTAACAACCACCAAACCAGCCATCCGCTGGTAAGTGTCCTTGATTTTTCAAAGGCAAATAAACGGACGGGCTCCAAAATGTATTTCGATCTGTATTGTGTCTTTTTAAAAGATGTGAAATGTGGCGACCTGAAATATGGACGCCAGTACTATGATTATCAGGAAGGCACGCTTGTGTTCATTTCTCCGGGACAAATGATTGATGTAGAGAATAAGGTAGATTATTATCAGCCGGCAGGTCATGGCTTGGTTTTTCATCCGGATATGCTTCTGGGAACCTCGTTAGGAAAGGCCATTACCGAATACAGTTTTTTCAGTTATAACACAAGTGAGGCGCTTCACCTTTCTCCAAAAGAAAGGGATCTGGTATTGGACCTTTTTTCAAAAATCGACACCGAACTGCACCAATCAATAGACAAACACAGCAAGAAAGTAATTGCTTCGAACATAGAACTGCTTTTTAATCATTGCGACCGATTCTATGACAGACAGTTCATTACCCGTGAAACGGTTAATAGAGGAGTAATAGAAAAATTCGAAAACCTGTTGAACAATTATTTTGCGTCAGACAAGCCATATGCCCTGGGATTCCCTTCTGTGGCTTATTGCGCTGATCAATTGCATTTTTCTGCAAAATACTTTGGTGATCTTATCAAAAAAGAAACAGGTTCTACTGCACAGGAATACATTCAAAACAAAATTATTGAAATTGCCAAAAACAAGATATACGGCACTAGAAGAACAGTAAGTGAAATTGCCTACGAACTAGGCTTTAAATATCCTCAGCACTTAAACCGATTGTTTAAACAGCGTGTAGGATTAACTCCAAACGAATTTAGAACGCTGAATTAA
- a CDS encoding aldo/keto reductase → METVKLNNGIEMPMLGFGVFQVTDLAECERSVIDAIETGYRLIDTAASYMNEEAVGRAIKHSGINRGELFVTTKLWIQPNGYEGTKKAFNRSLEKLQLDYLDLYLIHQPFGDVYGEWRAMEELYQQGKVRAIGVSNFQPDRLIDLIIHNQIVPAVNQIETHPFHQQLNTQEFLSRQHVQIESWGPFAEGKNNIFNDELLVAISREHGKSVAQVVLRWLVQRGVVAIPKTVNKSRMAENFDIFDFKLSADDMVAIQALDTKASSFFDHRDPAMVKWLGERKLND, encoded by the coding sequence ATGGAAACAGTAAAATTAAATAATGGAATAGAAATGCCCATGCTTGGATTTGGAGTATTTCAGGTAACCGATCTGGCCGAATGTGAAAGAAGTGTGATAGATGCAATAGAGACAGGCTACCGCTTAATTGATACGGCTGCTTCTTATATGAACGAAGAGGCCGTTGGCAGAGCTATCAAACATAGCGGAATTAATAGGGGAGAGTTGTTTGTTACCACAAAACTATGGATTCAGCCAAATGGTTACGAAGGAACGAAAAAGGCTTTTAACAGATCGCTTGAAAAGTTGCAGCTCGATTATCTGGACTTGTATCTGATTCACCAACCTTTCGGCGATGTATATGGAGAGTGGCGTGCTATGGAAGAGCTTTATCAGCAGGGTAAAGTACGTGCAATTGGTGTAAGCAATTTTCAGCCCGACAGGTTGATCGACCTGATTATTCATAACCAGATAGTTCCGGCAGTTAACCAGATCGAAACACATCCTTTTCACCAGCAGTTGAACACGCAGGAATTTCTGTCCAGGCAGCATGTACAGATCGAGTCGTGGGGACCATTTGCAGAAGGAAAAAACAATATCTTTAATGATGAGTTATTGGTTGCTATCTCGAGGGAGCATGGAAAGTCTGTTGCTCAGGTAGTGCTTCGCTGGTTAGTGCAACGCGGTGTTGTGGCTATCCCGAAAACCGTAAACAAAAGCCGCATGGCAGAGAATTTCGATATTTTCGATTTTAAGCTCAGCGCTGATGATATGGTTGCTATTCAGGCTTTAGATACGAAGGCTAGTAGCTTCTTCGATCATCGCGACCCGGCTATGGTAAAATGGTTGGGAGAAAGAAAGTTGAACGATTAA
- a CDS encoding aldo/keto reductase — protein sequence MEKRILGNGGLEVSALGLGCMGLTFGYGPAADEKDAISLIRRAYELGITFFDTAEAYSQGGNETLLGKAVAPFRDQIVIATKFGFLDGDASKGVYSRPERIRQVAENSLRYLNTDYIDLFYQHRVDPNVPMEDVAGTIQDLIKEGKIRHWGLSEAGVESISKAHAVQPLAALQSEYSLFFREPEKEIIPLLEELGIGFVPFSPLGKGFLTGAIDENTRFDASDFRNVVPRFSPENRKANQVLVNVVRQIAEKNNATPAQISLAWLLAQKPWITPIPGTTKMNRLEENVGGAEVNLSENELAIIREAVSVIDVQGERYPADLQKRVGR from the coding sequence ATGGAAAAAAGAATATTAGGAAATGGTGGACTGGAAGTGTCTGCGTTAGGTTTAGGTTGCATGGGCTTAACTTTTGGCTATGGTCCGGCAGCAGATGAAAAAGATGCGATTAGCCTCATCAGACGCGCTTATGAACTGGGAATTACTTTTTTTGATACGGCAGAAGCTTACAGTCAAGGCGGTAACGAAACCCTTTTAGGCAAAGCTGTTGCTCCTTTCAGGGATCAGATTGTAATTGCCACCAAGTTTGGTTTTCTGGATGGCGATGCGTCTAAAGGTGTCTATAGTCGTCCTGAAAGGATTAGGCAGGTTGCTGAAAATTCTTTAAGGTATTTAAATACCGATTATATTGATCTTTTCTATCAGCATAGGGTTGATCCGAATGTACCGATGGAAGATGTAGCAGGAACGATACAGGATTTGATCAAAGAAGGAAAGATCAGGCATTGGGGATTGTCTGAGGCAGGTGTAGAAAGTATCAGCAAGGCACACGCAGTACAGCCTCTGGCGGCGTTGCAGAGCGAGTATTCTTTGTTTTTCAGAGAGCCAGAGAAAGAGATCATTCCGCTATTAGAAGAGCTCGGAATAGGTTTTGTTCCCTTTAGTCCGCTTGGGAAAGGATTTCTGACAGGTGCAATCGATGAAAACACCAGGTTTGATGCCTCAGATTTTAGAAATGTTGTACCTCGTTTCTCACCGGAGAACCGCAAAGCCAATCAGGTGTTGGTGAATGTTGTTCGTCAGATAGCTGAAAAAAATAATGCTACTCCAGCACAAATATCTTTAGCCTGGCTATTGGCACAAAAGCCCTGGATTACCCCAATACCCGGAACAACAAAAATGAATAGGCTGGAAGAAAACGTTGGCGGTGCTGAAGTCAACCTCTCAGAAAATGAACTGGCAATTATTCGCGAAGCAGTTTCGGTAATTGATGTGCAGGGAGAGCGTTATCCCGCTGATCTACAGAAACGTGTTGGGCGTTAA